A single genomic interval of Paenibacillus macerans harbors:
- a CDS encoding carbohydrate ABC transporter permease: MYLFISPWLVGFVVFALYPILASLYYSFTDYDIIHPPEFVGLANYIEMFHNDLFWQSVAVTLRYTFISVPVQLLLALGFALLLHQKLPLRGFFRTAMYFPSMVSGVAMSLLWYWIFNPQIGLFNYMLSWFGIPGPAWLMDPGTALYALIIMTLWTSGSGMILFLAGLQGVPSSLVEAAKLDGAGRLRIFANVTLPMISPVLLFQLIMGIIDSFQVFTQAFVMTQGGPNYSTWFYVYNLYTSAFKEYRAGYSSALAWVLLIAVMACTALIMKLSNRYVHYEGGRR; encoded by the coding sequence ATGTATTTGTTCATCTCTCCCTGGCTTGTCGGCTTCGTGGTTTTTGCCCTGTATCCTATCCTGGCATCGCTGTACTACAGCTTCACCGACTACGACATTATCCACCCGCCCGAATTCGTCGGTCTCGCCAACTACATCGAGATGTTCCACAACGATCTGTTCTGGCAGTCCGTGGCGGTCACGCTCCGCTACACCTTCATCAGCGTGCCGGTCCAACTGCTGCTGGCGCTCGGATTTGCGCTGCTGCTGCATCAGAAGCTGCCGCTGCGGGGGTTCTTCCGGACGGCGATGTATTTTCCGAGCATGGTCTCCGGGGTGGCGATGTCGCTGCTTTGGTACTGGATTTTCAATCCGCAGATCGGCCTGTTCAATTACATGCTGTCCTGGTTCGGCATTCCCGGCCCGGCCTGGCTGATGGACCCGGGCACCGCGCTGTACGCGCTCATCATCATGACGCTGTGGACGTCCGGCTCGGGAATGATCCTGTTCCTGGCGGGCCTGCAGGGCGTGCCGTCCAGCCTGGTCGAAGCCGCCAAGCTCGACGGAGCGGGACGTTTGCGCATCTTCGCGAACGTTACGCTGCCGATGATCTCCCCCGTGCTGCTGTTCCAGCTCATCATGGGGATCATCGATTCGTTCCAGGTGTTCACGCAGGCGTTCGTGATGACGCAGGGCGGCCCCAATTATTCCACCTGGTTTTACGTCTACAACCTGTACACCAGCGCCTTCAAGGAATACCGGGCCGGATATTCGTCGGCGCTCGCCTGGGTGCTGCTGATCGCCGTCATGGCCTGCACCGCCCTCATCATGAAGCTTTCCAACCGTTACGTTCATTACGAAGGAGGGAGACGATAG
- a CDS encoding AraC family transcriptional regulator, which produces MNMEGQLAPIARHFTIEAAKQPGRFTMDGEHFHDAWEIYYLVSGERCYFIKNQTYHIRGGDVVLIPLDVLHKTSPSGKLSQPHERILINFRTEAFAGHLPGRKEDFERLFNDFPVMRLSADEQNFVQPLLARMLAEQSGRGTGYEDYCRLLLSQLLLTLVRLAENRPVDHGEAEAGKRPYREVTEVAKYITAHYEENLSLSGLAGRFHLSAYYLSHIFPRVTGMTLVAYINRVRIEQACRLLRETELPVTEIAYRIGYQSGTHFGRVFKKAKGVSPQGYRREQGMLGG; this is translated from the coding sequence ATGAATATGGAAGGGCAGCTCGCGCCCATCGCGCGGCATTTCACGATCGAGGCGGCCAAGCAGCCGGGCCGGTTTACCATGGATGGGGAGCATTTTCACGATGCCTGGGAAATCTACTATTTGGTGTCCGGGGAGCGCTGCTATTTTATCAAAAATCAAACATATCATATCCGCGGCGGCGACGTGGTGCTGATCCCGCTGGATGTGCTGCACAAAACATCGCCTTCCGGCAAGCTGTCGCAGCCCCATGAGCGGATTCTGATCAATTTTCGCACGGAGGCGTTCGCCGGTCATCTGCCGGGCAGGAAAGAGGACTTTGAGCGTTTGTTCAATGACTTTCCGGTGATGCGGTTAAGCGCGGATGAGCAAAACTTTGTGCAGCCTCTGCTCGCCCGGATGCTTGCCGAGCAGAGCGGGAGGGGGACCGGGTACGAGGATTATTGCCGGCTTCTTTTGTCACAACTGCTGCTAACCCTGGTACGCTTGGCGGAGAACCGCCCAGTTGATCATGGGGAAGCGGAGGCGGGGAAGCGGCCTTACCGGGAAGTCACCGAGGTGGCCAAGTACATCACCGCCCATTACGAAGAAAACCTCAGCCTAAGCGGGCTTGCCGGCCGATTCCACCTCAGCGCGTATTACCTCAGCCACATTTTTCCCCGGGTGACAGGAATGACGCTGGTCGCTTACATCAACCGCGTCCGAATCGAGCAGGCCTGCCGGCTGCTGCGGGAGACGGAGCTGCCGGTGACGGAAATCGCCTACCGCATCGGCTACCAAAGCGGAACGCATTTCGGCCGCGTGTTCAAAAAGGCGAAAGGCGTCTCGCCGCAGGGGTATCGAAGGGAGCAGGGGATGTTGGGGGGATAG
- a CDS encoding 6-phospho-beta-glucosidase, producing MATEQGLKIAVIGGGSSYTPELVEGFILHYGGLPVRELWLVDIEPGLRKLNIVGNLAQRMVEKSGLPIEVHLTTDRRAAIEGADFVSTQMRVGMLDARARDESIPPKYGVIGQETTGPGGMMKALRTIPVLLDVCRDIEELAPDAWLLNFTNPAGMVTEAIHKYSKVKSIGLCNAPIGLIKQVSAKYGVAADRVYAEFVGLNHLHWVSRIDVNGEDKLDDMLADTGGYSAQNVPPREWNPEFLQSLRALPSYYLKYFYMTDAMLEEQLESLKQGQNRAEVVKRVEEELFELYNDPDLKEKPKQLEQRGGAFYSEAAVNLMRSLYNGTNDIQTLNVANRGILDFLPDDACIEVNCVVTRNGPLPLPLTKIPPMAKGLIHAVKTYEQLAIDAAVTGDRSLALQALAHHPLVPSVEAAIRMLDEMLEANKEFLPSFFPKEAAAAKDVN from the coding sequence TTGGCAACGGAGCAAGGCTTGAAAATCGCCGTCATCGGCGGCGGCTCTTCGTATACGCCGGAGCTCGTCGAAGGCTTCATCCTGCATTACGGGGGGCTGCCGGTACGCGAGCTGTGGCTCGTCGACATCGAGCCCGGCCTGCGCAAGCTGAACATTGTCGGCAATCTGGCCCAACGAATGGTCGAGAAGTCGGGACTGCCGATCGAAGTACACCTGACGACCGACCGCCGGGCGGCGATCGAAGGCGCCGATTTCGTCAGCACGCAGATGCGCGTCGGCATGCTGGACGCCCGGGCGCGCGATGAATCGATTCCGCCGAAATACGGCGTGATCGGCCAGGAGACGACCGGTCCCGGCGGCATGATGAAGGCGCTGCGCACGATTCCGGTGCTGCTGGACGTGTGCCGGGATATCGAGGAGCTGGCGCCGGACGCGTGGCTGCTCAACTTCACCAACCCGGCAGGCATGGTGACCGAAGCGATTCACAAGTATTCCAAGGTGAAGAGTATCGGTCTCTGCAATGCCCCGATCGGCCTGATCAAGCAGGTATCGGCCAAATACGGCGTAGCTGCGGACCGGGTGTATGCCGAATTCGTCGGCTTGAACCACCTGCATTGGGTGTCGCGGATCGATGTGAACGGCGAAGACAAGCTGGATGACATGCTGGCCGACACGGGCGGCTACAGCGCGCAAAACGTGCCGCCCCGGGAATGGAATCCGGAATTTCTGCAATCCCTGCGCGCCCTGCCCTCTTATTATTTGAAATATTTTTACATGACCGACGCGATGCTGGAGGAGCAGCTGGAATCCCTGAAACAAGGGCAAAACCGCGCCGAGGTTGTGAAGCGCGTTGAAGAAGAGCTGTTCGAGCTCTACAACGATCCCGATCTGAAGGAGAAGCCGAAGCAGCTTGAGCAGCGGGGCGGCGCGTTCTACTCGGAGGCGGCGGTCAATCTGATGCGCTCGCTCTACAATGGCACAAACGATATCCAAACGCTCAACGTGGCCAATCGCGGCATCCTGGACTTTCTGCCGGACGACGCCTGCATCGAGGTCAACTGCGTCGTGACCCGAAACGGCCCGCTCCCGCTCCCGCTGACCAAAATCCCGCCGATGGCCAAAGGGCTGATCCACGCGGTCAAAACCTACGAGCAGCTGGCCATCGACGCCGCCGTCACCGGCGACCGCAGCCTAGCCCTCCAGGCGTTGGCCCATCACCCGCTGGTGCCGTCCGTCGAGGCGGCCATCCGCATGCTGGATGAAATGCTGGAGGCGAACAAGGAGTTCCTGCCGAGCTTTTTCCCGAAGGAAGCGGCCGCAGCGAAAGACGTTAACTAA
- a CDS encoding LacI family DNA-binding transcriptional regulator, which produces MKVSIFDVAKKSGLSVVTVSRVLNGAETVREKNRQKVLEAMKELDYRPNAAARSLASGKTGIIGVILTTLHDSFFDAVVKELNEVLALHGYYLAVSVSAGISEGGDHYLIQEDRVDGLLLLSPMDEDNYILELKRRGIPYVLIDHQKPENDAFSVTVDNWKGGYAAARHLLELGHTSIAHLCGQEVFRSTRERRGGFMQALEEQGLKPFEIVYGDFDIAFGYETCKRWLREGKLPGAVFAGDDNIALGVVNALMEAGVEVPGRVAVVGYDDHFIASRLRPHMTTVRQPADKIALAAADMLLKRIDGKMKRGASLRIDPELIVRETTANKE; this is translated from the coding sequence ATGAAGGTTAGTATTTTTGACGTTGCCAAAAAATCGGGGCTTTCGGTCGTTACCGTATCCCGTGTGCTGAACGGGGCGGAAACCGTACGGGAGAAAAACCGGCAAAAGGTGCTCGAAGCCATGAAGGAGCTGGATTACCGCCCCAATGCGGCCGCCCGCAGCCTCGCCAGCGGCAAAACCGGCATCATCGGCGTAATCCTTACAACGCTGCACGACTCTTTTTTCGATGCGGTGGTCAAAGAGCTTAATGAGGTGCTGGCGCTGCACGGCTACTATTTGGCCGTTTCGGTTTCGGCCGGGATCAGCGAAGGCGGCGATCATTACCTGATTCAGGAGGACCGGGTCGACGGCCTGCTCCTCCTCTCGCCGATGGATGAAGACAATTATATTCTGGAGCTCAAGCGGCGCGGCATTCCGTATGTGCTGATCGATCACCAGAAGCCGGAGAACGACGCCTTCTCCGTGACGGTCGACAATTGGAAAGGCGGGTATGCGGCGGCCCGGCATCTGCTGGAGCTGGGACATACCTCCATCGCCCATCTGTGCGGCCAGGAGGTGTTCCGCAGCACGCGGGAGCGGCGCGGCGGTTTTATGCAGGCGCTGGAGGAGCAAGGGCTTAAGCCGTTTGAGATCGTGTACGGCGATTTCGATATCGCCTTCGGCTACGAGACATGCAAGCGCTGGCTGCGCGAAGGCAAGCTGCCCGGCGCCGTGTTTGCCGGCGACGACAACATCGCCCTCGGCGTCGTGAACGCCCTGATGGAAGCCGGCGTGGAGGTGCCCGGGAGGGTAGCGGTCGTCGGTTACGACGATCACTTCATCGCTTCCCGGCTCCGGCCTCACATGACCACCGTCCGCCAGCCCGCCGACAAAATCGCGCTGGCCGCCGCGGACATGCTGCTGAAGCGCATCGACGGCAAAATGAAGCGCGGCGCCAGCCTGCGGATCGATCCGGAGCTGATCGTCCGGGAGACGACCGCGAACAAGGAGTGA
- a CDS encoding TetR/AcrR family transcriptional regulator produces the protein MKNNNDTKQRLLNVTRKMIDTRGVDSVSMRDLGKEMNLSRSAVYVYFKNKDDLLAAIITENYETLTSCIRRLMEEINDPRKLVYEALYTFYDFGIKNQEHYQLMFRKQWGKDYPTLHIAAVETFGAIYKCLETAHERNYTISKSPKQLTAMASAFIAGLIDLNSAGHLEPEKGLDDPTGLIHSFVDLIFV, from the coding sequence ATGAAAAACAATAATGACACAAAACAAAGGCTGTTAAATGTCACTAGAAAAATGATTGATACCCGTGGTGTTGATTCCGTTAGTATGCGCGACCTTGGAAAGGAAATGAATCTATCCAGGAGTGCAGTTTATGTATATTTCAAAAATAAGGATGATTTACTTGCAGCCATTATCACAGAAAATTATGAAACGCTGACAAGTTGCATTCGGAGATTAATGGAGGAAATTAACGATCCACGAAAGCTTGTTTATGAAGCTTTGTACACCTTTTATGATTTTGGGATAAAGAATCAAGAACATTATCAATTGATGTTCCGTAAGCAATGGGGGAAGGACTATCCTACACTTCACATTGCAGCCGTTGAAACATTCGGAGCGATCTACAAATGTTTGGAGACAGCTCATGAACGAAATTACACCATCAGCAAATCACCGAAACAATTGACGGCAATGGCATCAGCATTTATTGCCGGACTTATTGATCTGAATTCCGCTGGACATCTGGAGCCTGAAAAAGGATTGGATGATCCAACCGGTTTGATTCATTCCTTTGTAGATTTGATTTTTGTTTAA
- the rlmH gene encoding 23S rRNA (pseudouridine(1915)-N(3))-methyltransferase RlmH produces the protein MYIQIIAVGKLKEKYLVQGIAEYAKRLTPYVKFQIVEVADEKAPETMSEAEVLQVKEREGERILAQIKSDAHVIALAIGGQLWSSEELAAELDRLGTYGTSHVAFVIGGSHGLADSVLSRAQQRLSFGRMTLPHQLMRLVLTEQIYRAVKINRGEPYHK, from the coding sequence ATGTACATACAAATCATTGCCGTCGGCAAATTGAAGGAAAAGTATTTGGTGCAGGGGATCGCTGAGTATGCGAAGCGTCTTACGCCCTATGTGAAGTTTCAAATCGTCGAGGTTGCCGACGAGAAAGCGCCGGAGACGATGAGCGAGGCGGAGGTGCTTCAGGTGAAGGAGCGCGAGGGGGAACGGATCCTCGCGCAGATCAAGAGCGACGCGCATGTCATCGCGCTCGCCATCGGCGGCCAGCTCTGGAGTTCGGAGGAACTGGCCGCCGAACTCGACCGGCTCGGCACGTACGGGACGAGCCATGTCGCGTTTGTGATCGGCGGCAGCCACGGGCTCGCCGATAGCGTGCTCAGCCGCGCGCAGCAGCGGCTGTCGTTCGGGCGCATGACGCTGCCCCACCAGCTTATGCGCCTCGTCCTGACCGAGCAGATTTACCGCGCGGTGAAGATTAATCGGGGGGAACCGTACCACAAATAG
- a CDS encoding carbohydrate ABC transporter permease has translation MSSFPAPTPRSATSTVRPRQKPDAVKIASLILLLAATFLMLLPLFFMVSTSLKSQREMLKFPPTFLPESWSFGNYAEIFDTLQFATLYKNSLTIGILTVFGTLLSSALVAYGFARYRGRGNGFWFMLLLSTMMLPYPAIMVPQFVLFSKLQWIDTFLPLIVPAFFGSAYNIFLLRQFFATLPEELFDAGRMDGCSELAMWYKIALPLSGPALATVAIFAFIYSWNDLLTPVLYLSSSDLFTLPVGMASLTSSRFRIPPWHLLMVASVLAMVPIVTLFAVAQKQFVEGIVLTGIKS, from the coding sequence ATGAGCTCTTTTCCGGCTCCCACCCCCCGCTCCGCAACTTCCACGGTCAGACCCCGCCAAAAACCGGACGCGGTGAAAATCGCCAGTCTTATTCTTTTGCTCGCGGCGACGTTCCTGATGCTGCTGCCCTTGTTCTTTATGGTTTCGACCTCGCTGAAATCGCAGCGCGAGATGTTGAAATTTCCGCCGACTTTTCTGCCGGAAAGCTGGAGCTTTGGCAATTACGCCGAAATCTTCGACACCCTGCAGTTCGCCACCTTGTACAAAAACAGCCTGACCATCGGCATCCTCACCGTCTTCGGCACGCTGCTGTCCTCGGCGCTCGTCGCCTACGGGTTCGCCAGATACCGGGGCCGCGGCAACGGGTTTTGGTTCATGCTGCTGCTCAGCACGATGATGCTGCCCTATCCGGCGATCATGGTTCCGCAGTTCGTGCTGTTTTCCAAGCTGCAATGGATCGATACGTTCCTGCCGCTGATCGTTCCGGCGTTTTTCGGGTCGGCGTACAACATCTTTTTGCTGCGGCAGTTTTTCGCCACCCTGCCCGAAGAGCTGTTCGACGCCGGACGCATGGACGGCTGCAGCGAGCTCGCCATGTGGTACAAAATCGCCCTCCCGCTGTCCGGGCCAGCCCTGGCGACCGTGGCGATCTTTGCTTTCATTTACAGTTGGAACGACCTGCTGACCCCTGTGCTCTACTTAAGCTCGTCCGATCTGTTTACGCTTCCGGTCGGGATGGCCTCCCTCACCTCGTCGCGGTTCCGCATCCCGCCGTGGCATCTGCTGATGGTGGCGTCCGTGCTTGCGATGGTTCCGATCGTCACGCTGTTCGCCGTCGCCCAGAAGCAATTCGTCGAAGGCATCGTACTCACCGGCATCAAGTCGTAA
- a CDS encoding ABC transporter substrate-binding protein, producing MKKKRAATKPSFIALLGAILLLAAILSACSGGKSAGDLGAGPGPGGSGGDAGSGPGNSGGTGQVTITHYTIDSPDRTFIEQLIPEFEKTHPNIKVKVEKAPYEQFDSKLQTLIAGGNSPDVTSHYGYGGFAEYYNKNMLLDLTDLMQEDGFNAADYSIPEHLMEIYKVEGRTYGIPVNIYVTLMLYNKDMFDAAGIPYPPSDFEDKSWTFDKMVEDAKKLTVISDDIAKTQYGVDFTWAERDMRPLYFGTEPYSADTWTNGGVPSETYFDSPEVIAAYNKLFGLIFKDKVSPTSEWSKSVAGQNGDPFVAGKIGMSVGGSWNLAGANDFPFKTGVAAVPWGGNEKVRSTLFVDPLLILKDSKHPKEAFEWIKYLLTDEVQERSIELSGGNPPVNAKAAETYYKFFEGVNPEDVKKVYEGATKYGFESYNHLVTHYSQINDMFINEMQPIETGHKTVEEVMPAIQKKITEILKR from the coding sequence ATGAAAAAGAAGCGCGCAGCAACCAAACCAAGCTTTATCGCCTTATTGGGAGCGATCCTGCTTCTGGCGGCCATCCTGTCGGCCTGCAGCGGGGGCAAATCGGCGGGCGACCTCGGCGCAGGCCCGGGGCCGGGCGGTTCCGGCGGGGACGCTGGGAGCGGCCCCGGCAACTCCGGCGGCACCGGGCAGGTGACCATCACGCACTACACGATCGATTCGCCCGACCGGACGTTTATCGAGCAGCTGATCCCGGAATTCGAGAAAACCCACCCGAATATTAAAGTCAAAGTGGAAAAAGCGCCCTACGAGCAGTTCGACAGCAAGCTGCAGACGCTGATCGCCGGCGGCAACTCGCCCGATGTCACGAGCCATTACGGCTACGGCGGTTTCGCCGAATACTACAACAAAAACATGCTGCTCGACCTGACCGATCTGATGCAGGAAGACGGCTTTAACGCCGCCGACTACAGCATTCCCGAGCATTTGATGGAGATTTACAAGGTCGAGGGCCGCACCTACGGCATTCCGGTAAACATCTACGTTACGCTGATGCTCTACAACAAGGATATGTTCGACGCCGCGGGCATCCCTTATCCGCCCAGCGATTTCGAGGACAAGAGCTGGACGTTCGACAAAATGGTCGAGGACGCCAAGAAGCTGACGGTCATCTCCGACGACATCGCCAAAACGCAGTACGGCGTCGATTTCACCTGGGCCGAACGCGACATGCGCCCGCTTTACTTCGGCACGGAGCCTTACTCCGCGGACACCTGGACCAACGGCGGCGTCCCGTCGGAAACGTATTTCGATTCGCCGGAGGTGATCGCGGCCTACAATAAACTGTTTGGGCTGATTTTCAAGGACAAAGTGTCCCCCACGTCCGAATGGAGCAAAAGCGTGGCCGGCCAAAACGGCGATCCGTTCGTCGCCGGGAAGATCGGGATGTCCGTCGGCGGCTCCTGGAACCTGGCCGGGGCCAACGATTTTCCGTTCAAGACGGGCGTAGCCGCAGTGCCTTGGGGCGGCAACGAGAAGGTGCGCAGCACGCTGTTTGTCGATCCGCTGCTGATTCTGAAAGACTCCAAGCACCCGAAGGAAGCGTTCGAGTGGATCAAATACCTGCTGACGGACGAAGTGCAGGAACGGTCGATCGAACTGAGCGGCGGCAACCCGCCGGTCAATGCGAAAGCGGCCGAAACGTACTACAAGTTTTTTGAAGGCGTCAATCCGGAAGATGTGAAGAAAGTTTACGAAGGCGCCACGAAATACGGGTTCGAATCCTACAATCACCTGGTCACCCATTACTCGCAAATCAACGACATGTTCATCAATGAGATGCAGCCGATCGAAACCGGCCATAAAACGGTAGAGGAAGTGATGCCCGCGATTCAGAAAAAAATCACCGAAATTCTTAAGCGATAG
- a CDS encoding N-acetylglucosamine kinase — protein MGYYLGIDGGGTKTYALLTDEHGNVLGKGRSGNGNHQLGAERAERSIREAARMALDEAGLRIEELRHAYLGLAGADREADYRVLHPLVRGMGFTKYTIDCDTMIGLRAGTNRPYGVALICGTGTNAAGRNPQGAFYQCGGFDYMYGDFGGGGALNIEVFRSVIRAWDGREQPTRLTGLLLGMLGYANVEDMFHDFLDHGKAVPVDAARLLFPAAAEDDAVALEILRRQGDELGKSAAAVIRRLGLERDVFDVVLAGSLLTRGDRGWIRGPIERAVRAAAPHAAVVTLATEPVVGAVWLAMEADGLAVAGDVYAQMSRYGEFDEIKLYSNNH, from the coding sequence TTGGGATATTATTTGGGGATCGACGGGGGAGGCACCAAAACCTACGCTCTGTTGACCGATGAGCACGGGAATGTGCTTGGCAAAGGCCGGAGCGGAAACGGCAATCACCAGCTTGGCGCCGAGCGGGCGGAGCGCAGCATCCGGGAAGCAGCGCGGATGGCCTTGGACGAAGCCGGGCTGCGCATCGAGGAGCTGCGTCACGCCTATCTGGGCCTGGCCGGGGCTGACCGCGAAGCCGATTACCGTGTCCTCCACCCGCTTGTGCGCGGGATGGGGTTCACGAAATACACGATCGACTGCGACACGATGATCGGGCTGCGGGCGGGAACGAATCGCCCTTACGGCGTCGCCTTGATCTGCGGCACCGGCACCAACGCGGCTGGCCGCAATCCGCAAGGCGCGTTTTACCAATGCGGCGGCTTCGATTATATGTACGGCGATTTCGGCGGCGGCGGCGCGCTGAACATCGAGGTGTTCCGCTCCGTCATCCGCGCCTGGGACGGCCGGGAGCAGCCGACGCGGCTGACCGGGCTGCTGCTGGGGATGCTCGGGTACGCGAACGTGGAAGACATGTTCCACGACTTCCTCGATCACGGCAAAGCCGTGCCGGTCGACGCGGCCCGGCTGCTGTTTCCCGCCGCCGCGGAGGACGATGCGGTGGCGCTGGAGATTTTGCGCCGCCAGGGCGACGAGCTGGGCAAGTCGGCGGCGGCGGTAATCCGCAGGCTGGGGTTGGAGCGCGACGTCTTCGACGTCGTGCTGGCCGGCAGCCTGCTCACGCGCGGGGACCGCGGCTGGATCCGCGGTCCGATCGAGCGGGCCGTGCGGGCGGCAGCGCCGCACGCCGCGGTTGTGACGCTCGCCACGGAGCCCGTCGTCGGGGCGGTATGGCTCGCGATGGAGGCCGACGGCCTCGCCGTCGCCGGCGACGTGTACGCCCAAATGTCGCGGTACGGCGAATTTGATGAAATCAAACTTTATTCCAACAATCATTAG
- a CDS encoding S1C family serine protease, with product MGLFDDDFYSTKVPGRRRLRMPEDGKRRWLEVRRGQGLSTLQISLISSVLSAVVAVLLFSFIVGLPSTTSRETASAGAAPNSANPFDRISWAAAKAAPAVVSILNHSELSHGDPERAALGSGVIFKKAKGKAYIITNTHVISGSEDLEVVTSDGVSHKAKVTGQDSINDIAVLEIGDRGIHSVIDVGDSNKLRAGETVIAVGNPLGLRGTLTSGIVSNTSRMIPVSLNQDGVYDWEQEVIQTDAAINEGNSGGALVDLDGRLIGINTMKIADTGVEGLGFAIPVNDVMKTVDDLLLHGKVVRPYIGVYTLDLDNPYSPITDEQRQDLKLPSHVTEGVIVLEAHGPALAAGLKLNDVIIQLDKQPINSTMELRRYLYENKKIGEDLQVSYYRDGKLQSVMMKLTDKPSDEEIDAGLEDK from the coding sequence ATGGGATTGTTTGACGATGATTTTTATTCGACGAAAGTGCCGGGGCGGCGACGCTTGCGTATGCCCGAGGACGGCAAACGTCGTTGGCTGGAGGTGCGGCGCGGGCAAGGGCTGTCCACGCTGCAAATCTCATTGATCTCTTCCGTGTTAAGCGCGGTTGTCGCCGTTTTGTTATTCAGTTTTATTGTGGGGCTTCCTTCTACTACCTCCAGGGAAACCGCTTCGGCGGGGGCGGCCCCGAATTCCGCGAATCCGTTCGACCGGATCAGCTGGGCTGCGGCCAAGGCGGCTCCGGCGGTAGTCAGCATCCTGAATCACAGCGAGCTGTCGCACGGGGATCCCGAGCGGGCGGCGCTCGGTTCGGGCGTGATTTTCAAGAAAGCGAAAGGCAAGGCCTACATTATCACCAATACGCATGTCATTAGCGGTTCCGAGGACCTGGAAGTGGTGACGAGCGACGGCGTTTCGCATAAGGCCAAAGTGACCGGCCAGGACTCGATTAACGATATCGCGGTGCTGGAAATCGGCGATAGAGGAATCCATTCGGTGATCGACGTCGGCGATTCCAACAAGCTTCGCGCCGGGGAGACGGTCATCGCGGTCGGCAATCCGCTCGGGCTGAGGGGAACGCTGACGTCCGGCATCGTAAGCAATACGAGCCGGATGATACCGGTCTCGCTGAACCAGGACGGGGTTTACGATTGGGAGCAGGAAGTGATTCAGACCGACGCGGCGATCAATGAGGGCAACAGCGGCGGAGCGCTGGTGGACCTGGACGGGCGGCTGATCGGGATCAATACGATGAAGATCGCCGACACCGGCGTGGAAGGGCTGGGCTTTGCCATTCCGGTGAACGATGTGATGAAGACGGTTGACGATCTGCTGCTGCACGGCAAAGTCGTTCGCCCCTATATAGGCGTGTATACGCTCGATCTGGATAATCCGTATTCGCCGATCACCGACGAACAGCGCCAAGATTTGAAGCTGCCGAGCCACGTTACGGAGGGCGTCATTGTGCTGGAGGCCCACGGTCCGGCGCTGGCGGCGGGGCTGAAACTGAACGACGTGATCATTCAGCTCGACAAGCAGCCGATCAATTCGACGATGGAGCTGCGCCGTTATCTCTATGAAAACAAGAAAATCGGCGAGGATTTGCAGGTTAGCTATTACCGGGACGGTAAGCTGCAGAGCGTCATGATGAAGCTGACCGACAAGCCGTCGGACGAAGAGATCGACGCGGGGCTTGAAGATAAATAA
- a CDS encoding CxxH/CxxC protein has protein sequence MYVVCKDHVELAIDMFVDEFEEAPDVVDLEHTKFIDWEPPVKCQECEQEARFLVV, from the coding sequence ATGTATGTCGTTTGCAAGGATCATGTGGAACTGGCGATTGATATGTTCGTGGACGAATTCGAGGAGGCGCCCGACGTGGTTGATTTGGAGCACACGAAGTTCATCGACTGGGAGCCGCCGGTGAAGTGCCAGGAATGTGAGCAAGAGGCGCGGTTTTTGGTGGTATGA